One genomic window of Diospyros lotus cultivar Yz01 chromosome 8, ASM1463336v1, whole genome shotgun sequence includes the following:
- the LOC127807384 gene encoding uncharacterized protein LOC127807384 isoform X2 has protein sequence MEAPPFLHHPPRYVPLSHRPPAPLPPPPPPPQSLSTDPNFYPRFLPPPPSAPLPPQSYRPLPPPPPLRPPSHQSQFTFLNHHPVEDFDFPRRHSSPPRVFNRPLFDDDRSRLRIHELDNSFPDPGPESWVGSPVVCRRFFDDQIPVSPFRLADNHRLGLEGSFRFRDGLTDAFEPNHSPEFLRSRSGSRSTDYHDDYVSSSSGPHRRSSFGDTLVDSNPNSSRDNGSNMGSYESFHGMGSDSDRFRRKKNIRWTHDLPPSRDFPDAPVETKTNEFGEGDGEPRLGFSRRAPQSYGTGRFVSRGSREGKQDFRQSPRKKIQKKSALLRIQYGKSHNRNRNDEYNFPSARTDNSDPSRFRSRGSFIYSNNRMEEDREGSPVELDVSFKSNALVAKAVVTSTSNGTESDRNLQPGNKKFADLLNLPPTKLSHNPVKSNSPTNALDCPSISCKNPKQSRENVMDFSGEAVRGFGSQSCSSGTISSHGYNTPKELVSHKHGTVDLDGISSLRSRKKNKVVSTLSRGSRSRTIKKNAELVKEDRSTTSLPAASQAGEDDMQFKEKKASSSMVLVDNIEVQPYSNGLTEHNKVDEFLGVIVSAKAGADIDSGGSHIWNMRGEGNISSPLLGSSSPLKTKVDVGTVTEDTKVELNAVSSSDRVPVELYISSPSEFFHMDHISQRSQNEPPVILQNDLFKESLESKLPIGDDVNHLLRPQEIKVQKGPLNLHSNFHEGDNASNSENGLTGEKLNDTVANVYDVNAGAIFKETALLVESAALEGLPRSIPSIESNGTFGLSSAKETIKRGFDASVCIHNESTALASNSVVTNSEWKRPVCKIGFVDNNSHESCPAGLIKTIPVDGLSEPTMSCGGNLHVNVNGCSPNKRKDREIPLELLSPSKISLLVNEVSTLHPVATTLSCPVEDFSSAEHEVMILGAGNNDTVIACTDKDNIVHWDSSTKGYLENDLSVKRCFEVSQNATSPNHMKKRKVSESVSPSPLPSETQEEPVSAGFFMHSVEVPSSTDGNLIQSEDGVMVSNMDTVFSSGFPLCSESTTLLLGNTEVGASRNGLVGEGCNIVVSKLEQRYPYPLGVVGEQKEKDSVAIMTRTNNQFDTLDTEKARGENIDASKTDKEPGILCSGTVQQRIPLGTLSPAIDQTKPVTDVEYDSCLLVKDGLPSLLNTLSTHVDGNDISDINLPDEMEPEPMKLSNQDPTEKLSTISASRFKENASDGQVPSEKGCEDVTKTDKLVFEGHSPYSLNTSLQDVALDKKSGHTVGLVHSIISKVGIRPQDGRKTSGWNSMGGEINIRKNQLASAVPRGFPSHLSLKKTETSSCLSKPRTWHRVSNPAASSFPGKKSYTRTAAPHWQSPSGIGKNQNASYIRKGNSLVRKPSPAAAPLNFSHASGSSVYRLNSMGIDGLSKGTVVESKVNGSDPLICSSTGQNSALERPQTPPLPNLSNSITLSSGNGAPLPLADSLVNGCSITESDPSKHKENPDLPKPFEDAPNSFGTHDYQNGQTNNSGSQNLLEDGNSVSLETKKIVYLKRKSNQLVAASSSSDTSIQNVDKAEAPSSDGYYKRKRNQLIRKSLEVTVKVNMSDDTSKLEGKSNLQVSTSSSSRQRPGKGLAKAYKPSKYSLVWTLRDAYSLKKDNPLLHQVWPHLFPWKRATYLRSVMHNSASVSNYNSLSAISRKLLLSRKRETIYTRSARGLSLRKSKVLSVGRSSLKWSKSIEKNSRKANEEATLAVAAVQKKKREKSGVNAVSAGTKTPTTKNRNHSFRERVFRVGSVRYKMDPTRRTLQRIADEESPCSVTAQSEKEEKKSPVPKRLLIGNHEYVRIGNGNQLIRDPKKRTRILASEKVRWSLHTARLRLARKRKYCQFFTRFGKCNKDDGKCPYIHDPSKIAVCTKFLKGSCTDPNCKLTHQVYQLSNRQISVWLSGLYLLFIILPLLIFFPMQVIPDRMQDCSYFLQGLCTNESCPYRHVNVNPNASICEGFLKGYCADGNECRKKHSYVCPVFEAGGVCPLGSKCKLHHPKKRNKGKKKNPCGEQKNARGRYFGSMQIDTSECQTAVAGKQTGKDGENIFFEEGRFADYIHLDGSDEEEAGDMDSKASEETTTWNGGATDLQLDDDNLIRPVYILSKHLMTELCPAVCSPSEKTGGDVSEESSCK, from the exons ATGGAGGCACCACCGTTCCTCCACCACCCTCCCAGGTATGTCCCGCTGTCCCACCGTCCCCCCGCTCCCCTGCCTCCGCCTCCTCCTCCGCCCCAAAGCTTATCCACGGACCCTAATTTCTACCCGCGCTTCCTTCCTCCGCCGCCTTCTGCTCCTCTGCCACCCCAATCCTACCGCCCCcttcctccgccgccgccgctgcgGCCCCCGTCTCACCAATCGCAATTCACTTTCCTCAATCATCACCCCGTTGAAGACTTCGATTTCCCTCGCCGTCATTCTTCTCCGCCTAGGGTTTTCAATAGGCCCCTGTTCGATGACGATCGATCCCGTCTTCGTATCCACGAATTGGATAATTCTTTTCCCGATCCCGGTCCTGAGTCATGGGTGGGTTCACCTGTTGTTTGCCGTCGTTTTTTCGACGATCAAATCCCTGTGTCTCCCTTTCGGCTAGCTGATAATCATAGGCTTGGTCTAGAAGGTAGTTTTAGGTTTAGAGACGGATTGACTGATGCGTTCGAACCTAATCATAGTCCAGAATTTTTACGAAGTCGATCTGGTAGTCGCAGCACTGATTACCACGATGATTATGTATCAAGTTCCAGCggtcctcataggagatcttctTTTGGTGATACACTTGTTGATTCTAACCCTAATTCCTCGAGAGATAATGGGTCAAACATGGGGAGTTATGAATCTTTTCATGGTATGGGTTCAGATAGTGATAGGTTTCGAcgtaagaaaaatataagatggaCTCATGATCTGCCGCCCTCCAGAGATTTTCCTGATGCACCAGTGGAGACAAAAACGAATGAGTTCGGTGAAGGTGATGGAGAACCCCGACTTGGTTTCTCCAGGCGGGCACCTCAAAGTTATGGTACGGGTAGATTTGTTTCTAGAGGTAGTAGAGAAGGTAAACAAGATTTCCGGCAGAGTCCCAGAAAGAAAATACAGAAGAAGAGTGCATTACTTAGGATTCAATATGGGAAGTCTCATAATAGGAATAGAAACGATGAATACAATTTTCCTTCAGCTCGAACTGATAACTCAGACCCCAGTAGGTTTAGAAGTAGAGGCTCCTTCATTTATTCTAATAACAGAATGGAAGAAGATAGAGAGGGAAGCCCAGTGGAGCTTGATGTTTCGTTTAAATCTAATGCACTGGTAGCCAAGGCTGTTGTGACCTCTACAAGTAATGGAACTGAATCTGATAGGAATTTGCAGCCAGGAAATAAAAAGTTTGCAGATCTTTTAAACTTGCCACCTACCAAACTAAGCCATAATCCTGTGAAATCAAACAGCCCCACGAATGCTTTGGATTGCCCATCTATTTCTTGCAAGAACCCAAAGCAGTCGAGGGAGAATGTCATGGATTTTAGTGGTGAAGCTGTACGTGGTTTTGGTTCACAATCTTGTTCCAGCGGCACCATCAGTTCTCATGGATATAATACACCAAAAGAACTGGTTTCACATAAGCATGGTACTGTTGACTTGGATGGAATATCTTCGCTGAGGtcaaggaagaaaaataaagttgTAAGCACTCTTTCTCGTGGGTCAAGATCACGGACAATCAAGAAAAATGCTGAGCTTGTCAAAGAAGACAGATCCACAACTAGTCTACCTGCAGCCTCACAGGCTGGTGAGGATGATATgcaatttaaagagaaaaaagcTTCTTCTTCTATGGTTCTGGTAGATAATATTGAGGTCCAGCCTTATTCAAATGGATTGACTGAACATAATAAAGTGGATGAATTTCTAGGGGTTATAGTTTCGGCTAAAGCTGGTGCTGACATTGATTCTGGTGGATCACATATATGGAACATGAGGGGTGAGGGAAATATCTCTTCCCCACTTTTGGGTTCATCGAGTCCTCTGAAAACCAAAGTTGATGTGGGTACAGTAACTGAAGATACAAAGGTTGAGTTGAATGCTGTGTCAAGTTCTGACAGGGTTCCAGTTGAATTGTATATAAGTTCTCCATCTGAATTTTTTCACATGGATCATATTAGCCAGAGATCTCAGAATGAACCCCCTGTAATTCTTCAAAATGATCTTTTTAAAGAATCTTTAGAGTCTAAGTTGCCAATAGGAGATGATGTTAATCATTTACTCCGTCCCCAGGAAATCAAGGTTCAGAAGGGTCCCTTGAATTTACACAGCAATTTTCATGAAGGGGATAATGCTTCAAATTCTGAGAATGGCCTTACTGGAGAGAAACTGAATGATACTGTTGCTAATGTTTATGATGTAAATGCTGGTGCTATTTTTAAAGAAACTGCCTTATTGGTGGAAAGTGCTGCTTTGGAAGGATTGCCAAGGTCCATTCCTTCAATTGAAAGCAATGGTACATTTGGTTTGTCAAGTGCAAAGGAAACCATCAAGAGGGGCTTTGATGCAAGTGTCTGCATTCACAACGAAAGTACTGCCTTAGCTTCTAACAGTGTTGTTACTAATTCTGAATGGAAAAGACCTGTTTGTAAGATTGGTTTTGTCGACAACAATAGCCATGAGTCATGTCCAGCTGGTTTGATAAAGACTATTCCTGTAGATGGACTTTCAGAGCCCACAATGTCATGTGGAGGAAACCTACATGTTAATGTTAATGGGTGTTCACCTAATAAGAGAAAAGACAGGGAGATTCCTTTGGAATTGTTAAGTCCAAGCAAAATCAGTTTGCTTGTTAATGAAGTTAGCACTTTACATCCAGTAGCTACAACCTTAAGCTGTCCCGTTGAGGATTTTAGTTCTGCTGAACATGAAGTTATGATTTTGGGTGCAGGGAACAATGATACTGTCATAGCATGTACCGACAAGGACAACATTGTGCATTGGGACAGTTCAACAAAAGGTTATCTGGAAAATGACCTTTCAGTTAAACGGTGTTTTGAGGTGAGTCAAAATGCAACTTCTCCCAATCatatgaagaagagaaaagtcTCTGAATCAGTTTCACCTTCTCCATTGCCCTCTGAGACACAGGAGGAGCCTGTAAGTGCTGGTTTCTTCATGCACAGTGTGGAAGTTCCTTCAAGTACTGATGGGAATTTGATACAATCAGAAGATGGAGTTATGGTGTCTAACATGGATACTGTGTTTTCTTCTGGCTTTCCTCTTTGTTCAGAGAGTACGACTTTGTTGTTAGGAAATACGGAGGTGGGAGCCTCACGGAATGGCTTGGTGGGTGAGGGCTGTAATATTGTTGTTTCAAAACTTGAGCAACGATATCCTTATCCATTAGGAGTGGTAGGTGagcagaaagaaaaagattctGTGGCTATTATGACCAGAACAAATAATCAATTTGATACTCTTGATACGGAAAAAGCTAGAGGGGAAAATATAGATGCTTCCAAGACTGACAAGGAGCCAGGAATACTTTGCTCAGGAACCGTTCAGCAGAGAATTCCCTTAGGAACTTTGTCTCCAGCCATTGATCAAACAAAACCTGTTACTGATGTGGAGTATGACAGTTGCCTTCTTGTGAAGGATGGTTTGCCGTCTTTATTAAACACTTTGTCCACTCATGTAGATGGTAATGATATCTCTGATATTAATTTGCCTGATGAAATGGAGCCTGAGCCTATGAAATTATCTAATCAGGACCCTACAGAGAAATTATCAACTATCTCAGCCTCACGCTTCAAGGAAAATGCATCAGATGGCCAAGTACCAAGTGAAAAGGGATGCGAGGATGTAACAAAAACTGATAAGCTTGTGTTTGAAGGTCATTCACCATATTCTTTGAATACGTCTTTGCAAGATGTGGCTCTTGACAAGAAATCAGGCCATACAGTGGGACTTGTTCACTCCATAATTTCCAAGGTTGGAATCAGGCCTCAGGATGGAAGAAAAACTTCTGGTTGGAATTCTATGGGTGGGGAAATTAACATTAGAAAAAACCAGCTGGCTTCGGCAGTCCCTAGAGGATTTCCTAGCCATTTATCTTTAAAGAAAACAGAAACATCAAGCTGCCTCTCAAAACCCAGAACCTGGCATCGAGTTAGCAATCCTGCTGCTTCATCTTTTCCAGGAAAGAAATCCTACACGAGGACTGCTGCTCCACATTGGCAGTCACCTAGTGGTATTGGAAAGAATCAGAATGCTTCTTACATTCGTAAAGGTAACAGTCTCGTAAGAAAACCTTCTCCAGCAGCTGCTCCACTTAATTTCTCTCATGCATCAGGTTCATCTGTCTACCGGTTGAATTCTATGGGAATAGATGGATTGAGTAAAGGGACAGTAGTTGAGAGCAAGGTCAACGGCAGTGACCCACTGATTTGCTCGAGTACTGGGCAGAATTCTGCTCTTGAAAGGCCTCAAACACCTCCATTACCCAACTTATCCAACTCCATAACCTTATCTTCAGGAAATGGAGCACCTTTACCATTGGCAGATTCCCTGGTAAATGGTTGCTCTATAACTGAGTCAGATCCTTCAAAACATAAAGAGAATCCAGATTTACCAAAGCCTTTTGAGGATGCTCCAAATTCTTTTGGGACTCATGACTATCAAAATGGTCAAACCAACAATTCTGGAAGCCAGAATTTACTGGAAGATGGAAATTCAGTGTCTCTAGAAACAAAGAAGATAGTATATTTGAAGAGAAAATCCAATCAGTTGGTTGCAGCttccagttctagtgacacatcTATTCAGAATGTAGATAAGGCTGAAGCCCCGTCCTCTGATGGTTActataaaaggaaaagaaatcaGCTCATTAGAAAGTCGCTGGAAGTAACTGTAAAGGTTAACATGTCTGATGACACTTCAAAATTAGAGGGGAAAAGCAATCTTCAGGTTTCTACAAGCAGTTCTAGTAGGCAGCGCCCTGGTAAAG GTTTAGCAAAGGCATATAAACCTTCAAAATACTCTTTGGTTTGGACACTTCGGGATGCATATTCATTGAAGAAAGATAATCCATTGCTACATCAAGTGTGGCCACATCTATTTCCGTGGAAAAGAGCTACATACTTGAGAAGTGTCATGCATAATTCTGCCTCCGTTTCCAATTATAATTCCTTGTCCGCAATCAG TCGGAAATTGCTGCTCTCAAGAAAAAGGGAAACTATCTACACAAGGTCTGCTCGGGGATTGTCTCTTCGGAAATCTAAGGTTTTGAGTGTTGGTCGGTCTAGTTTGAAGTGGTCAAAATCCATTGAAAAGAACTCGAGAAAGGCAAATGAG GAAGCTACACTGGCTGTTGCTGCAGtacagaagaaaaaaagagagaagagtgGTGTTAATGCTGTTTCTGCTGGGACAAAGACACCAACAACAAAGAATAGAAATCATTCTTTCC GAGAGCGTGTGTTCCGTGTTGGTTCTGTTCGATACAAAATGGATCCAACGAGACGGACACTTCAGAGGATTGCAG ACGAGGAATCGCCATGTTCGGTTACTGCTCAGtctgagaaggaagaaaagaaatcgCCTGTTCCAAAGAGATTACTGATTGGCAATCATGA GTATGTTCGAATAGGCAATGGTAACCAGTTGATTCGGGATCCCAAAAAACGAACAAGAATTTTGGCAAGTGAGAAAGTTCGATGGAGCTTACACACTGCTAGACTGCGGTTGGCTAGAAAGAGGAAGTACTGTCAGTTCTTCACGAGGTTTGGGAAATGTAATAAGGATGATGGGAAATGTCCTTATATTCATGATCCATCGAAAATTGCTGTCTGCACAAAATTTTTGAAGGGTTCATGCACTGATCCAAACTGCAAATTGACCCATCAGGTGTATCAATTGTCTAATAGACAGATTTCAGTATGGTTGAGTggcttatatttattgtttatcatTTTACCtctacttattttctttcccatGCAGGTAATTCCTGACAGAATGCAGGACTGTTCATATTTTCTGCAAG GATTGTGTACCAATGAGAGTTGTCCTTATAGACATGTAAATGTGAACCCCAATGCCTCGATTTGTGAAGGTTTTCTCAAGGGCTATTGTGCTGATGGAAATGAG TGTCGAAAGAAGCACAGCTATGTCTGCCCTGTTTTTGAAGCAGGAGGAGTATGCCCTCTAGGTTCCAAATGCAAGCTTCACCACCCAAAAAAACGAAacaagggaaagaagaagaacccTTGTGGAGAACAGAAGAATGCTCGTGGACGTTACTTTGGCTCCATGCAAATCGATACTTCTGAATGCCAAACAGCTGTGGCTGGAAAGCAAACCGGGAAGGACGGCGAGAATATATTCTTTGAAGAGGGAAGATTTGCTGATTATATCCATCTAGATGGTAgtgatgaagaagaagctggAGATATGGACAGTAAAGCAAGTGAGGAAACAACCACATGGAATGGTGGCGCTACAGATCTCCAATTAGATGATGATAATCTAATCAGGCCCGTTTACATATTGAGCAAACATCTGATGACAGAATTGTGTCCAGCTGTTTGCAGTCCCAGTGAGAAGACCGGAGGCGATGTTTCAGAGGAATCAAGTTGTAAATAA